In a genomic window of Streptomyces noursei ATCC 11455:
- the rimO gene encoding 30S ribosomal protein S12 methylthiotransferase RimO — translation MPERRTVALVTLGCARNEVDSEELAGRLAADGWELVEDATDADVAVVNTCGFVEAAKKDSVDALLEANDLKDHGRTQAVVAVGCMAERYGKELAEALPEADGVLGFDDYADISDRLQTILSGGVHASHTPRDRRKLLPISPAERQDAAGVALPGHSQSGADEPAAPPQDLPVGVAPASGPRAPLRRRLGNDPVASVKLASGCDRRCSFCAIPSFRGSFISRRPSDVLGETRWLAEQGVKEIMLVSENNTSYGKDLGDIRLLETLLPELAAVDGIERIRVSYLQPAEMRPGLIDVLTGTDKVAPYFDLSFQHSAPGVLRAMRRFGDTDRFLELLETIRGKAPQAGARSNFIVGFPGESESDLAELERFLGEARLDAIGVFGYSDEDGTEAAGYDDKVDPEVVAERLARVSRLAEELTAQRAAERVGETVRVLVDRVDDEDDGIVGRAAHQAPETDGVTLLTTDQDLRPGRMVEAKVVASEGVDLVAEVLSVDGTGCSEEAGR, via the coding sequence ATGCCCGAACGCCGCACCGTCGCCCTTGTCACCCTTGGCTGCGCCCGTAACGAGGTGGACTCGGAGGAGCTCGCAGGCCGCTTGGCAGCGGACGGCTGGGAGCTCGTCGAGGACGCCACCGACGCGGACGTCGCCGTCGTCAACACCTGCGGCTTCGTCGAGGCCGCCAAGAAGGACTCCGTCGACGCCCTGCTGGAGGCCAACGATCTGAAGGATCATGGCCGCACCCAGGCCGTCGTCGCCGTCGGCTGCATGGCCGAGCGCTACGGCAAGGAGCTCGCCGAGGCGCTGCCCGAGGCGGACGGGGTGCTCGGGTTCGACGACTACGCCGACATCTCCGATCGGCTCCAGACCATCCTCAGCGGGGGCGTCCACGCCTCGCACACCCCGCGCGACCGCCGCAAGCTGCTGCCGATCAGCCCGGCCGAGCGCCAGGACGCCGCCGGCGTCGCGCTGCCCGGCCACTCCCAGTCCGGTGCCGACGAGCCGGCGGCCCCGCCCCAGGACCTGCCCGTGGGCGTCGCGCCGGCCTCCGGGCCGCGGGCGCCGCTCCGCCGCCGGCTGGGCAACGACCCGGTGGCCTCGGTGAAGCTGGCCTCGGGCTGCGACCGGCGCTGCTCGTTCTGCGCGATCCCGTCCTTCCGCGGCTCGTTCATCTCCCGCCGTCCCTCGGACGTGCTGGGCGAGACACGCTGGCTGGCCGAGCAGGGCGTGAAGGAGATCATGCTGGTCTCCGAGAACAACACGTCCTACGGCAAGGACCTGGGCGACATCCGGCTGCTGGAGACGCTGCTGCCGGAGCTGGCGGCGGTCGACGGCATCGAGCGGATCCGGGTCAGCTACCTGCAGCCCGCCGAGATGCGGCCCGGCCTGATCGACGTGCTGACCGGCACCGACAAGGTGGCCCCCTACTTCGACCTGTCGTTCCAGCACTCCGCGCCGGGGGTGCTGCGCGCGATGCGGCGGTTCGGCGACACCGACCGCTTCCTGGAACTGCTGGAGACCATCCGCGGCAAGGCGCCCCAGGCCGGCGCCCGCTCCAACTTCATCGTCGGCTTCCCCGGCGAGTCGGAGAGCGACCTGGCGGAGCTGGAGCGCTTCCTGGGCGAGGCCCGGCTGGATGCCATCGGCGTCTTCGGCTACTCCGACGAGGACGGCACCGAGGCCGCCGGCTACGACGACAAGGTCGACCCCGAGGTGGTCGCCGAGCGGCTGGCGCGGGTGTCCCGGCTCGCCGAGGAGCTGACCGCGCAGCGGGCGGCCGAGCGGGTCGGGGAGACCGTCCGGGTGCTGGTGGACCGGGTCGACGACGAGGACGACGGGATCGTCGGGCGGGCCGCGCACCAGGCGCCGGAGACCGACGGGGTCACGCTGCTCACGACCGACCAGGACCTGCGTCCCGGTCGTATGGTCGAAGCAAAGGTGGTCGCGAGCGAGGGCGTGGACCTCGTGGCGGAGGTGCTGTCGGTGGACGGTACGGGGTGTAGCGAGGAGGCGGGCAGATGA
- a CDS encoding CinA family protein has product MSAPGSAAAGALEVLAGRGQSLAVAESLTGGLVAGELTGVPGASRVVRGAVTAYATDVKRELLGVDGALLAARGAVDGEVARQMARGVRRVLGADWGIATTGVAGPDPQDGQPVGTVYVAVQGPDGQESVRRLALAGDRDRIRRDSVQAVLALLLSELTENARAQDTEQHGGNGCLQP; this is encoded by the coding sequence GTGAGCGCGCCGGGTTCTGCGGCGGCCGGGGCACTGGAGGTGCTCGCCGGGCGCGGTCAGAGCCTGGCGGTGGCCGAGTCGCTGACCGGCGGGCTGGTGGCCGGCGAGCTGACCGGCGTCCCCGGGGCCTCACGGGTGGTGCGCGGGGCGGTCACGGCGTACGCCACGGACGTCAAGCGGGAGCTGCTCGGTGTGGACGGCGCGCTGCTGGCCGCGCGCGGGGCCGTGGACGGCGAGGTCGCGCGGCAGATGGCGCGCGGGGTGCGGCGGGTGCTCGGTGCCGACTGGGGCATCGCGACCACCGGCGTGGCCGGGCCCGATCCGCAGGACGGGCAGCCGGTGGGCACCGTCTACGTGGCCGTCCAGGGCCCGGACGGCCAGGAATCAGTACGACGGCTGGCGCTGGCGGGGGATCGTGACCGGATCCGTCGTGACAGCGTTCAGGCCGTGCTCGCGCTGCTGTTGAGCGAACTCACAGAAAATGCGCGGGCACAGGATACGGAACAACACGGGGGGAATGGATGTTTGCAGCCCTGA
- a CDS encoding helix-turn-helix domain-containing protein codes for MSIGNSPNSPEEDRPSAGPDRPSVGRVLQQARIGAGLTVEEVSTATRVRIPIVQSIEQDDFSRCGGDVYARGHIRTLARAVSLDPQPLIERYDAEHGGRPSPTVAAPLFEAERIRSEPRRPNWTAAMVAAIVAVIGFAGFTFFSSGSKHEGTPIASDTAKADKPGPARTIHPRAPQPAQPAPSDSAIAGLPKDKVTIKVTAKDGQSWVSAKDADGKLLQDGLLKQGESKTFTDKKRIDLVVGNAGAVQLYVNGKEVKKVGDEGSVERLSYTPGDPQAG; via the coding sequence GTGTCCATCGGCAACTCCCCCAACTCTCCTGAAGAGGACCGGCCTTCCGCCGGTCCCGACCGGCCGTCGGTCGGTCGTGTCCTCCAGCAGGCCCGCATCGGCGCGGGACTGACCGTCGAAGAGGTCAGTACGGCGACGCGGGTGCGGATTCCCATCGTGCAGTCGATCGAGCAGGACGACTTCTCGCGCTGCGGCGGCGACGTCTATGCGCGCGGACACATCCGCACGCTCGCCCGTGCCGTCTCCCTGGACCCCCAACCCCTGATCGAACGCTACGACGCCGAGCACGGCGGCCGGCCCTCCCCGACCGTCGCCGCCCCGCTCTTCGAGGCGGAGCGGATCCGATCGGAACCCCGCCGCCCCAACTGGACCGCCGCGATGGTCGCGGCCATCGTCGCCGTCATCGGCTTCGCCGGCTTCACGTTCTTCAGCAGCGGCAGCAAGCACGAGGGCACCCCGATCGCCTCCGACACCGCCAAGGCCGACAAGCCGGGCCCGGCCCGCACCATCCACCCCCGAGCCCCCCAGCCGGCCCAGCCGGCACCCTCCGACAGCGCCATCGCCGGACTGCCCAAGGACAAGGTCACGATCAAGGTGACCGCCAAGGACGGGCAGAGCTGGGTCTCCGCCAAGGACGCCGACGGCAAACTCCTGCAGGACGGGCTGCTCAAGCAGGGGGAGTCGAAGACGTTCACCGACAAGAAGCGGATCGACCTCGTCGTCGGCAACGCCGGCGCCGTACAGCTGTACGTCAACGGCAAGGAGGTCAAGAAGGTCGGCGACGAGGGCTCCGTGGAGCGGCTGAGCTACACGCCGGGAGACCCGCAGGCCGGCTGA
- a CDS encoding helix-turn-helix domain-containing protein, translating into MILLRRLLGDVLRRQRQRQGRTLREVSSSARVSLGYLSEVERGQKEASSELLSAICDALDVRMSELMREVSDELALAELAASAAATDTVPAPVRPKLNSVSVTSLAGMPEERVTIKPPADVVDVVAA; encoded by the coding sequence ATGATTCTGCTTCGTCGCCTGCTGGGTGACGTGCTGCGCCGACAGCGTCAGCGCCAAGGCCGCACCCTGCGCGAGGTCTCGTCCTCCGCCCGGGTGTCGCTCGGCTACTTGTCCGAGGTCGAGAGGGGGCAGAAGGAGGCGTCCTCCGAACTGCTCTCGGCGATCTGCGACGCGCTGGACGTCCGCATGTCCGAGCTGATGCGGGAGGTCAGCGACGAGCTGGCGCTCGCCGAGCTGGCCGCCTCCGCGGCGGCGACCGACACGGTGCCGGCACCGGTGCGGCCGAAGCTCAATTCGGTGTCCGTCACTTCTCTGGCCGGCATGCCCGAGGAGCGCGTGACCATCAAGCCCCCGGCCGACGTCGTGGATGTCGTCGCGGCCTGA
- the pgsA gene encoding CDP-diacylglycerol--glycerol-3-phosphate 3-phosphatidyltransferase, with protein MSGASASAAGGPRTAPAVRQAGLWNIANVLTMLRLVLVPAFVLLLVHDGGTSPAWRSFAWAAFAIAMITDVFDGHLARTYNLVTDFGKIADPIADKAIMGAALICLSGLGDLSWWVTGVILFRELGITLMRFWVIKHGVIPASRGGKIKTLAQGTAVGMYVLVLSGPLATFRWWVMAVAVVLTVVTGLDYVRQAVVLRRAGLARERAERAGTAERTDAR; from the coding sequence ATGAGCGGAGCCTCGGCTTCCGCCGCCGGGGGGCCGCGCACCGCGCCGGCCGTCCGGCAGGCCGGGCTGTGGAACATCGCCAATGTCCTGACGATGCTGCGGCTGGTGCTGGTGCCGGCGTTCGTGCTGCTGCTGGTGCACGACGGCGGGACGAGCCCGGCCTGGCGGTCGTTCGCCTGGGCGGCCTTCGCCATCGCCATGATCACCGATGTCTTCGACGGGCATCTGGCGCGCACGTACAACCTGGTCACCGACTTCGGCAAGATCGCCGACCCGATCGCGGACAAGGCGATCATGGGGGCCGCGCTGATCTGTCTGTCGGGGCTGGGGGACCTGTCCTGGTGGGTCACCGGCGTGATCCTCTTCCGGGAGCTCGGCATCACGCTGATGCGGTTCTGGGTGATCAAGCACGGAGTGATTCCGGCCAGTCGCGGCGGCAAGATCAAGACATTGGCGCAGGGCACCGCCGTGGGCATGTACGTCCTGGTGCTGAGCGGGCCGCTGGCCACCTTCCGCTGGTGGGTGATGGCGGTGGCGGTGGTGCTGACCGTGGTGACCGGGCTCGACTACGTCCGGCAGGCGGTGGTGCTGCGGCGGGCCGGGCTGGCCCGGGAGCGCGCCGAGCGGGCCGGAACCGCCGAGAGGACCGACGCCCGGTGA
- a CDS encoding Dps family protein codes for MSVVTSTLSDQARSVVGNALQGALVDLVDLSLVAKQVHWNVVGPRFRSVHLQLDEVVAIARQHADTVAERASAIGVTPDGRSATVAKTSGISEAPDGWVKDGDVVRTMVDALGAVIGRMRERIAATDEPDPVSQDILIGLTADLEKHHWMFQAEAH; via the coding sequence ATGTCTGTGGTCACCAGCACGCTCTCCGATCAAGCCCGCTCCGTCGTCGGCAACGCCCTCCAGGGCGCCCTGGTCGATCTGGTGGATCTCTCCCTGGTCGCCAAGCAGGTGCACTGGAACGTCGTCGGTCCGCGCTTCCGCTCCGTCCACCTCCAGCTCGACGAGGTCGTCGCCATCGCGCGGCAGCACGCCGACACGGTGGCCGAGCGGGCCTCGGCGATCGGGGTCACGCCGGACGGCAGGTCCGCGACGGTCGCCAAGACCAGCGGCATCAGCGAGGCGCCGGACGGCTGGGTCAAGGACGGCGACGTCGTGCGGACGATGGTGGACGCGCTCGGCGCGGTCATCGGGCGGATGCGGGAACGGATCGCCGCCACCGACGAACCCGACCCGGTCAGCCAGGACATCCTCATCGGTCTCACCGCCGACCTGGAGAAGCACCACTGGATGTTCCAGGCCGAGGCCCACTGA
- a CDS encoding DNA translocase FtsK, producing the protein MASRTSGKGTQRTAGPSKPRAGQSGGAAKKTAAKKAPAKRPPAKKAPAAKKAPAKRAPAKKAAPKPAPSPTGGVYRLARACWLGTAHAIGAVFRGFGRGAKNLDPAHRKDGLALLLLGLALVIAAGTWSNLSGPVGNLVELLVTGAFGRLDLVVPILLGGIAIRLIRHPERPEANGRIIIGLSALVVGVLGQVAMACGSPGRGDGLAAIQDAGGYVGWAVSKPLIFTVGQTLAVALLVLLTVFGLLVVTATPVNAIPQRLRALGTRLGLLEASDDAAGAVYEDDETGYAAEWREQPARRARRGAPADNDPDVLEEAALAKRRRPRRAAQPADRPMDAVDVAAAAAAALDGAVLHGVQPSPLVAELSGGISGERRERGADTGEQSGAVPPARGAEPPAATPAPEARRPSVPDLTKTSVPDLTKAAPEASGDLPPRAEQLQLAGDITYALPSLDLLTRGGPGKSRSAANDAIVDALTNVFTEFKVDAAVTGFTRGPTVTRYEVELGPAVKVEKITALAKNIAYAVASPDVRIISPIPGKSAVGIEIPNTDREMVNVGDVLRLADAAGDDHPMLVALGKDVEGGYVMANIAKMPHVLVAGATGSGKSSCINCLITSIMMRATPEDVRMVLVDPKRVELTAYEGIPHLITPIITNPKRAAEALQWVVREMDLRYDDLAAFGYRHIDDFNEAIRSGKLKTPEGSERELSPYPYLLVIVDELADLMMVAPRDVEDAIVRITQLARAAGIHLVLATQRPSVDVVTGLIKANVPSRLAFATSSLADSRVILDQPGAEKLIGKGDGLFLPMGANKPVRMQGAFVTEEEVAAVVQHCKDQMTPVFRDDVTVGTKQKKEIDEDIGDDLDLLCQAAELVVSTQFGSTSMLQRKLRVGFAKAGRLMDLMESRNIVGPSEGSKARDVLVKPDELDGVLAVIRGEALQ; encoded by the coding sequence ATGGCCTCACGTACGTCCGGCAAGGGAACCCAGCGCACGGCGGGCCCCTCGAAGCCGCGCGCCGGACAGTCCGGGGGCGCCGCGAAGAAGACCGCCGCCAAGAAGGCGCCCGCGAAGCGGCCGCCGGCCAAGAAGGCCCCGGCCGCCAAGAAGGCCCCGGCGAAGCGGGCGCCGGCCAAGAAGGCGGCGCCGAAGCCGGCGCCGTCGCCGACCGGCGGCGTCTACCGCCTCGCGCGCGCCTGCTGGCTCGGCACCGCGCACGCCATCGGGGCGGTGTTCCGCGGCTTCGGCCGCGGCGCCAAGAACCTCGACCCGGCGCACCGCAAGGACGGGTTGGCGCTGCTGCTCCTGGGCCTGGCGCTGGTCATCGCGGCCGGCACCTGGTCCAACCTCTCCGGTCCGGTCGGCAACCTCGTCGAGCTGCTGGTCACCGGCGCGTTCGGGCGGCTCGACCTGGTCGTCCCGATACTGCTCGGCGGCATCGCGATCCGGCTCATCCGGCATCCGGAGCGGCCGGAGGCCAACGGACGGATCATCATCGGGCTCTCGGCGCTGGTGGTCGGCGTGCTCGGACAGGTGGCGATGGCCTGCGGATCCCCGGGGCGGGGTGACGGGCTGGCCGCCATACAGGACGCCGGTGGCTACGTCGGCTGGGCGGTGTCCAAGCCGCTGATCTTCACCGTCGGGCAGACCCTGGCGGTGGCGCTGCTGGTGCTGCTGACCGTCTTCGGTCTGCTGGTGGTGACCGCGACGCCGGTGAACGCCATCCCGCAGCGGCTCCGGGCGCTCGGCACCCGGCTCGGCCTGCTGGAGGCGTCGGACGATGCCGCCGGGGCGGTGTACGAGGACGACGAGACCGGGTACGCGGCGGAGTGGCGCGAGCAGCCGGCCCGCCGGGCGCGGCGCGGCGCCCCGGCGGACAACGATCCGGACGTGCTGGAGGAGGCCGCGCTGGCCAAGCGGCGTCGGCCGCGGCGCGCGGCGCAGCCCGCAGACCGGCCGATGGACGCCGTGGACGTGGCCGCCGCGGCCGCCGCCGCGCTGGACGGCGCGGTGCTGCACGGCGTCCAGCCCTCGCCGCTGGTCGCCGAGCTCAGCGGCGGCATCTCCGGGGAGCGGCGGGAGCGCGGCGCGGACACCGGGGAGCAGAGCGGTGCGGTGCCGCCGGCCCGCGGTGCGGAGCCGCCCGCGGCGACGCCGGCTCCCGAGGCCCGGCGCCCCTCGGTGCCCGATCTCACCAAGACGTCGGTGCCGGACCTCACCAAGGCCGCGCCGGAGGCGTCCGGCGACCTGCCGCCGCGTGCCGAGCAGCTCCAGCTCGCCGGCGACATCACCTATGCCCTGCCGTCGCTCGACCTGCTCACCCGCGGCGGTCCCGGCAAGTCCCGCAGCGCCGCCAACGACGCCATAGTGGACGCGCTGACGAACGTCTTCACCGAGTTCAAGGTCGACGCCGCGGTCACCGGCTTCACCCGCGGTCCGACGGTCACCCGCTACGAGGTCGAGCTCGGCCCCGCGGTGAAGGTCGAGAAGATCACGGCCCTGGCCAAGAACATCGCCTACGCCGTGGCCTCCCCGGACGTGCGGATCATCTCGCCGATCCCCGGCAAGTCCGCGGTCGGCATCGAGATCCCGAACACCGACCGCGAGATGGTCAACGTCGGGGACGTGCTGCGCCTCGCGGACGCCGCGGGGGACGACCACCCGATGCTGGTCGCGCTCGGCAAGGACGTCGAGGGCGGCTATGTGATGGCGAACATCGCGAAGATGCCGCACGTGCTGGTCGCCGGTGCGACCGGTTCGGGCAAGTCGTCCTGCATCAACTGCCTGATCACCTCGATCATGATGCGGGCCACCCCCGAGGACGTCCGCATGGTGCTGGTGGACCCCAAGCGGGTGGAGCTGACGGCCTACGAGGGCATTCCGCACCTGATCACGCCGATCATCACCAACCCCAAGCGGGCCGCCGAGGCGCTGCAGTGGGTGGTGCGGGAGATGGACCTGCGCTACGACGACCTCGCGGCGTTCGGCTACCGGCACATCGACGACTTCAACGAGGCCATCCGGTCCGGCAAGCTCAAGACGCCCGAGGGCAGCGAGCGGGAGCTGTCGCCGTACCCGTACCTGCTGGTGATCGTGGACGAGCTGGCGGACCTGATGATGGTCGCGCCGCGGGACGTCGAGGACGCCATCGTCCGGATCACGCAGCTGGCCCGCGCGGCCGGCATCCACCTGGTGCTGGCCACCCAGCGGCCGTCGGTCGACGTCGTCACCGGCCTGATCAAGGCCAATGTGCCGTCCCGGCTGGCGTTCGCGACCTCCTCGCTGGCCGACAGCCGGGTCATCCTGGACCAGCCGGGTGCCGAGAAGCTGATCGGCAAGGGCGACGGGCTGTTCCTGCCGATGGGCGCGAACAAGCCGGTCCGGATGCAGGGCGCGTTCGTCACCGAGGAGGAGGTGGCCGCCGTCGTCCAGCACTGCAAGGACCAGATGACGCCCGTCTTCCGGGACGACGTCACGGTGGGCACCAAGCAGAAGAAGGAGATCGACGAGGACATCGGCGACGACCTCGACCTGCTGTGTCAGGCGGCGGAGCTGGTGGTGTCCACCCAGTTCGGATCGACGTCGATGCTCCAGCGCAAGCTGCGGGTGGGATTCGCGAAGGCTGGGCGGCTGATGGACCTCATGGAGTCCCGGAACATCGTCGGGCCGAGCGAGGGCTCCAAGGCGCGCGACGTATTGGTCAAGCCCGATGAATTGGACGGAGTGCTGGCGGTCATCCGGGGGGAGGCTCTTCAGTAG
- a CDS encoding response regulator codes for MVQKAKILLVDDRPENLLALEAILSALDQTLVRASSGEEALKALLTDDFAVILLDVQMPGMDGFETAAHIKRRERTRDIPIIFLTAINHGPHHTFRGYAAGAVDYISKPFDPWVLRAKVSVFVDLYMKNCQLREQAALLRLQLDGGRQSVGEAKESPGLLAELSARLAAVEEQAEALSKQLDESADAAAVATAAHLERKLTGLRRALDALEPGAGAPTG; via the coding sequence ATGGTGCAGAAGGCCAAGATCCTCCTGGTCGATGACCGGCCGGAGAATCTGCTGGCGCTGGAGGCGATCCTCTCCGCGCTCGATCAGACACTGGTGCGGGCATCGTCCGGGGAGGAAGCGCTCAAAGCACTGCTCACCGACGACTTCGCGGTGATCCTGCTCGATGTGCAGATGCCGGGGATGGACGGCTTCGAGACCGCCGCGCACATCAAGCGGCGGGAGCGCACCCGCGACATCCCGATCATCTTCCTCACCGCGATCAACCACGGCCCGCACCACACCTTCCGTGGCTACGCGGCCGGCGCGGTCGACTACATCTCCAAGCCGTTCGACCCGTGGGTGCTGCGCGCCAAGGTCTCGGTCTTCGTCGACCTGTACATGAAGAACTGCCAACTGCGCGAGCAGGCCGCGCTGCTGAGGCTGCAACTGGACGGCGGCCGGCAGAGCGTCGGCGAGGCCAAGGAGTCCCCCGGGCTGCTCGCCGAGCTCTCCGCGCGGCTGGCCGCGGTCGAGGAGCAGGCCGAGGCGCTCTCCAAACAGCTCGACGAGTCCGCGGACGCCGCGGCGGTGGCGACCGCCGCGCACCTGGAGCGCAAGCTGACCGGCCTGCGACGGGCGCTGGACGCCCTGGAGCCCGGTGCCGGGGCGCCGACCGGCTGA